One genomic segment of Rivularia sp. PCC 7116 includes these proteins:
- the gltB gene encoding glutamate synthase large subunit: MNNKQMNQGKDIAFSDTFLGQKWLVEERDACGVGFIAHRKQQESHEIMAKGLVALTCLEHRGGCSADKDSGDGAGILSAIPWELLQQDWNERGLEAATDKNIAVGMLFLPRDEQAAHTARGIVEQIALSENLKVLGWRVVPVDESVLGVQAKENKPQIEQIFLQSEDFSGDELERKLYITRRRIVKAIRTHNSEWMDEFYVCSLSSRTIVYKGMVRSAVLGDFYHDLNNPAYKSSFVVYHRRFSTNTMPKWPLAQPMRLLGHNGEINTLLGNINWMKARQASLSHPVWKQRLEELKPFVRIGNSDSATLDNVFELQVRSGRSPLEALMIMVPEAYRNQPALSNYPEIVDFYEYYSGLQEAWDGPALLVFSDGKTVGATLDRNGLRPARYCITSDDYIVVASEAGVVDFSEENIIEKGRLGPGEMIAVDLQNHEILKNWEIKQRAAKANPYGEWLRQHRKSLNSEQLTENNGNGANGNGANGNGANGNGVNGNGHSATNNPSGISSGDAALTQSHSARKPPAHMGETTPVPTTEGTSATDWLPKTALSHQQLTTNPIDRKALLRNQMAFGYTTEDVEMIIQPMAIDAKEPTFCMGDDIPLAVLSGKPHLLYDYFKQRFAQVTNPPIDPLREKLVMSLKVELGARGNLLDPKPEYARRFKLESPVLTEAQLQEIQKSDFGTVELSTVFPISSGREGLKAAVESLQKQAVEAVRNGAKILVLSDKVSQNSQEWQEYGAIDAENTYIPPLLAVGAVHHHLIGEGLRMNASLVVNTAQCWSTHHFACLIGFGAAAVCPYMALETLRSWWSDPKTQQFMQRGKIAAVSLEQSLANYAKAVENGLLKILSKMGISLLTSYQGAQIFEAIGIGRDLLDLGFYGTTSRIGGISLVELAQEVLSIHCKAFPELNAKKLENLGFVQYRRGGEYHMNSPEMAKALHQAVDGKNYDHYEVYQKHLQGRPITALRDLLDFQSDRKPIPIQEVEPVSEIVKRFCTGGMSLGALSREAHETLAIAMNRLGGKSNSGEGGEDPIRFKALNDVNETGHSATLPHLNGLLNGDTASSAIKQVASGRFGVTPQYLMSAKQIEIKMAQGAKPGEGGQLPGKKVSEYIASLRRSKPGVTLISPPPHHDIYSIEDLAQLIFDLHQINPKAQVSVKLVSEIGIGTIAAGVAKANADIIQISGHDGGTGASPLSSIKHAGSPWELGLSEVHRVLMENSLRDRVILRVDGGLKSGWDVLMGAMMGAEEFGFGSIAMIAEGCIMARICHTNNCPVGVASQKEELRKRFPGTPEKVVNFFYFIAEEVRSLLAKFGYRSLSEVIGRADLMKMREDAQLTKTKALNLDCLLKLPDTRENRSWLQHEVVHSNGAVLDDDLLADAEIQNAIDRHSQINKTVAVVNTDRTIGARVAGVIASKYGDNGFKGQINLTFTGSVGQSFGAFNLPRMTLTLLGEANDYVGKGMNGGEIVIKPPSIATYDPSQNVIIGNTCLYGATGGILFATGKAGERFAVRNSKGTAVIEGAGDHCCEYMTGGVIVVLGAVGRNVGAGMTGGLGYFLDEDGNFPELVNPEIVNIQRVVTDAGEKQLKDLITAHLERTQSAKAKMILDNWQEFLAKFWQLVPPSEAASPQAGAQQKQLSKV, from the coding sequence ATGAATAACAAGCAGATGAATCAAGGTAAAGACATAGCATTTTCAGATACTTTTTTAGGGCAGAAGTGGTTAGTTGAAGAGAGAGACGCTTGCGGGGTGGGTTTCATTGCCCATCGCAAACAGCAAGAAAGTCATGAAATCATGGCAAAAGGATTGGTTGCGTTAACCTGTTTGGAACACAGGGGTGGTTGTAGCGCAGATAAAGATTCTGGTGATGGTGCGGGAATATTAAGCGCCATTCCTTGGGAATTGTTGCAGCAAGATTGGAATGAAAGGGGTTTGGAAGCTGCGACGGATAAGAATATTGCTGTAGGGATGCTGTTTTTACCTCGTGACGAACAAGCCGCTCATACTGCACGGGGTATTGTGGAACAGATTGCGCTTTCTGAGAATTTGAAGGTGTTGGGATGGCGCGTGGTTCCTGTAGATGAAAGCGTTTTAGGAGTGCAAGCTAAGGAAAATAAACCGCAAATCGAACAGATTTTTCTCCAGTCAGAAGATTTTAGTGGAGATGAGTTAGAAAGAAAACTTTATATTACCCGTCGTCGGATTGTCAAAGCAATTCGTACTCATAATAGTGAGTGGATGGATGAATTTTACGTCTGCTCCCTATCAAGTCGGACAATTGTTTACAAGGGAATGGTTCGTTCGGCAGTTTTAGGAGATTTTTATCACGATTTAAACAATCCCGCTTATAAGAGCAGTTTTGTTGTTTACCATCGCCGTTTTAGTACCAATACAATGCCTAAATGGCCTTTAGCTCAACCGATGCGGCTGTTAGGTCACAATGGAGAAATTAACACGCTATTGGGCAATATCAACTGGATGAAAGCCAGACAAGCGAGTTTGAGTCATCCTGTTTGGAAACAACGTTTGGAAGAATTAAAGCCTTTTGTACGTATAGGAAACAGTGATTCTGCAACCTTAGATAACGTATTTGAATTACAGGTGCGTTCGGGACGCAGTCCTTTGGAAGCATTAATGATAATGGTTCCGGAAGCTTATAGGAATCAACCGGCTTTAAGTAATTATCCCGAAATTGTAGACTTTTATGAATACTACAGCGGATTGCAAGAAGCTTGGGATGGTCCGGCGCTTTTAGTATTTAGCGATGGTAAGACAGTTGGTGCAACTTTAGACCGTAATGGATTGAGACCAGCCCGTTACTGCATAACATCGGATGACTACATTGTGGTTGCTTCTGAAGCTGGTGTGGTTGATTTCAGTGAAGAAAATATCATTGAAAAAGGTCGGCTTGGTCCCGGAGAAATGATTGCCGTGGATTTACAAAACCACGAAATTCTCAAAAATTGGGAAATTAAGCAGCGAGCCGCTAAAGCCAATCCTTATGGGGAATGGCTACGACAACATCGGAAATCATTGAACAGTGAGCAGTTAACAGAAAATAATGGTAACGGTGCTAACGGTAACGGTGCTAATGGTAACGGTGCTAATGGTAACGGTGTAAACGGAAATGGACATTCAGCTACTAACAACCCTTCGGGTATCTCCTCCGGAGACGCTGCGCTAACGCAGTCGCACTCTGCGAGAAAGCCTCCGGCTCACATGGGGGAAACCACGCCAGTTCCTACAACGGAGGGAACCTCCGCAACGGACTGGCTCCCCAAGACCGCGCTGTCTCACCAACAACTAACAACTAACCCAATAGATAGAAAAGCTTTACTGCGGAATCAAATGGCTTTTGGTTACACCACAGAAGATGTGGAGATGATAATTCAACCAATGGCAATTGATGCTAAAGAACCGACTTTTTGTATGGGTGATGATATCCCTCTAGCGGTACTTTCTGGAAAACCACATTTACTGTATGACTATTTCAAACAGCGATTTGCCCAAGTAACAAATCCACCAATCGACCCCTTACGAGAAAAATTGGTGATGTCGTTGAAGGTGGAATTAGGTGCAAGAGGTAATTTACTCGATCCCAAACCCGAATATGCTCGCCGTTTCAAGTTGGAATCGCCAGTATTAACTGAGGCTCAATTACAAGAGATACAAAAATCGGATTTTGGTACGGTTGAATTATCAACAGTATTTCCCATTAGCAGCGGACGGGAAGGTTTAAAAGCTGCTGTGGAGTCTTTGCAAAAGCAAGCCGTGGAAGCAGTGCGTAATGGTGCAAAGATTTTGGTATTGAGCGATAAAGTCTCTCAGAATTCCCAAGAGTGGCAAGAGTATGGGGCAATAGATGCAGAGAATACTTACATTCCGCCTTTATTGGCTGTGGGTGCAGTACATCACCATTTAATCGGTGAAGGATTGCGAATGAATGCTTCTTTGGTGGTTAATACTGCTCAATGTTGGAGCACCCATCATTTCGCTTGTTTGATTGGTTTCGGTGCGGCTGCGGTTTGTCCCTATATGGCTTTGGAGACTTTGCGTAGCTGGTGGTCAGATCCCAAAACTCAGCAGTTTATGCAGCGCGGTAAAATCGCGGCTGTAAGTTTGGAGCAATCCCTAGCTAATTATGCCAAGGCTGTAGAAAATGGTTTGCTGAAAATCCTTTCTAAAATGGGAATTTCGCTGTTGACTAGTTACCAAGGAGCGCAAATTTTTGAAGCTATTGGTATTGGTAGAGATTTGTTAGATTTAGGATTTTACGGTACGACTTCTCGGATTGGTGGAATTAGCCTCGTAGAATTAGCCCAAGAAGTTTTATCCATACACTGCAAAGCCTTCCCCGAATTAAACGCCAAAAAGTTAGAAAATTTGGGTTTTGTTCAGTATCGTCGCGGTGGCGAATACCATATGAACAGCCCAGAAATGGCGAAAGCGCTGCACCAAGCTGTTGATGGTAAAAATTACGACCATTACGAAGTTTATCAAAAGCATTTGCAAGGTAGACCAATTACCGCATTACGCGATTTACTTGACTTCCAAAGCGATAGAAAGCCGATTCCCATTCAAGAAGTAGAGCCAGTAAGCGAAATCGTCAAGCGCTTCTGTACGGGGGGAATGTCACTAGGAGCATTGTCACGAGAAGCACACGAAACCCTGGCGATTGCCATGAATAGGCTTGGCGGAAAGTCTAATTCAGGTGAAGGTGGTGAAGACCCCATACGTTTCAAAGCTTTAAATGATGTTAATGAAACGGGTCATTCAGCAACTTTACCTCATTTAAATGGTTTGCTTAACGGCGATACGGCTTCGAGTGCAATCAAGCAAGTTGCATCGGGACGCTTTGGTGTAACTCCACAGTACCTGATGAGCGCCAAGCAAATTGAAATTAAGATGGCTCAAGGTGCTAAACCCGGAGAAGGGGGACAGTTACCGGGTAAAAAAGTTAGCGAATATATTGCTAGCTTAAGACGTTCTAAGCCTGGAGTGACTTTAATTTCTCCACCACCACATCACGATATTTATTCGATTGAAGACTTGGCACAGTTAATTTTTGATTTACATCAAATTAACCCCAAAGCTCAAGTTTCGGTAAAACTGGTATCAGAAATTGGTATCGGAACTATTGCTGCGGGTGTAGCCAAAGCCAATGCCGATATTATCCAGATTTCCGGTCATGATGGTGGTACGGGAGCATCACCTCTGAGTTCTATTAAACACGCCGGTTCTCCTTGGGAACTGGGTTTAAGCGAAGTACACCGAGTTTTGATGGAAAATAGCCTGCGCGATCGAGTGATTCTGCGCGTAGATGGCGGTTTGAAGAGCGGCTGGGATGTTTTGATGGGAGCAATGATGGGAGCCGAAGAATTTGGTTTTGGCTCCATTGCCATGATTGCTGAAGGCTGTATTATGGCGCGGATATGTCATACAAATAACTGTCCCGTAGGTGTAGCTTCCCAGAAGGAAGAATTACGCAAGCGGTTCCCCGGAACTCCGGAAAAAGTGGTTAATTTCTTCTACTTTATTGCTGAAGAAGTACGCAGTTTGTTAGCAAAGTTTGGTTATCGAAGTCTCTCGGAAGTAATCGGACGTGCTGACTTAATGAAAATGCGCGAAGATGCACAATTAACCAAAACAAAAGCATTAAATCTTGATTGCTTGTTGAAATTACCCGATACCAGAGAAAATCGTAGCTGGTTGCAGCATGAAGTAGTTCACAGCAACGGTGCGGTTCTCGATGATGATTTATTAGCGGATGCTGAAATTCAAAATGCCATTGACAGACATTCCCAAATAAATAAAACAGTAGCTGTGGTTAATACAGATAGAACCATAGGGGCACGCGTTGCTGGAGTTATTGCTTCTAAATATGGGGATAACGGTTTCAAAGGACAAATTAACCTTACCTTTACTGGCAGTGTCGGACAAAGTTTTGGTGCTTTCAATCTCCCCCGAATGACTTTGACATTATTGGGAGAAGCCAACGATTACGTGGGTAAGGGAATGAACGGTGGAGAAATTGTCATTAAACCACCAAGCATTGCAACTTACGATCCATCTCAAAACGTGATAATTGGCAATACCTGCCTTTACGGTGCAACTGGTGGAATTTTATTTGCTACAGGTAAAGCTGGCGAGCGTTTTGCGGTACGTAACTCTAAAGGTACGGCTGTAATTGAAGGAGCCGGGGATCATTGTTGCGAATACATGACTGGTGGTGTAATCGTAGTCTTGGGTGCAGTCGGACGTAACGTTGGTGCTGGAATGACTGGTGGATTGGGATATTTTCTAGATGAAGATGGTAACTTCCCCGAACTAGTAAATCCAGAAATTGTAAATATTCAAAGAGTAGTTACAGACGCAGGAGAAAAGCAACTCAAAGATTTGATAACCGCTCATTTGGAACGTACCCAATCGGCTAAAGCGAAAATGATTTTGGATAATTGGCAAGAGTTTTTAGCTAAATTCTGGCAGTTAGTACCTCCTTCTGAAGCTGCTTCTCCCCAAGCCGGTGCTCAACAAAAGCAATTGAGTAAGGTTTAG
- a CDS encoding polysaccharide deacetylase family protein has translation MENKKSLALPQGILIALTALCGSFALGFMLPINRDASNATSRQQVKSENIKATSVSLSRIKDFQGAMLATWEREAISKGVFHTVPKSFRGVTIKEAKLAANDKLIALTFDDGPWPSYTAQILDILKKNNIKATFFVVGQVLQNYPDLGKRIVTEGHIIGNHTWNHWYHFFNKQAAAVEIDRTADLIYKTTGTKTTLFRPPGGMLHNGLAAYAKSKDYTVVMWSADSIDYALPSPPTLVSRVVRQATPGGIVLLHDGGGPRKNTVAALPAMISKLRKKGYRFVTIPELLEHQEKQKKTVTAQNTK, from the coding sequence GTGGAAAATAAGAAGTCGTTAGCTTTACCTCAAGGAATATTAATCGCCCTTACCGCCTTATGTGGTAGTTTCGCGCTCGGATTTATGCTGCCAATCAATCGCGATGCTAGTAATGCAACTAGCAGGCAGCAAGTAAAAAGTGAAAATATCAAAGCCACATCTGTCTCGCTATCTCGTATAAAAGATTTTCAAGGTGCAATGCTTGCTACTTGGGAACGAGAAGCGATATCTAAAGGTGTCTTCCATACCGTGCCAAAAAGCTTTCGTGGTGTAACGATAAAAGAAGCCAAGCTTGCTGCAAATGATAAATTGATAGCTTTAACCTTTGATGATGGACCTTGGCCGAGTTATACTGCCCAGATATTAGATATATTGAAAAAAAATAATATCAAAGCTACATTTTTTGTTGTCGGACAAGTACTACAAAACTATCCCGATCTAGGCAAGCGAATAGTAACCGAAGGTCATATTATCGGCAATCACACTTGGAATCATTGGTACCATTTTTTCAACAAACAAGCCGCAGCAGTAGAAATTGACCGTACCGCAGACCTAATTTATAAAACCACAGGTACTAAAACTACTCTATTTCGTCCGCCTGGTGGAATGTTGCATAATGGTTTGGCTGCTTATGCAAAAAGTAAAGATTATACCGTGGTCATGTGGTCGGCTGATTCCATTGATTATGCTCTTCCTTCCCCTCCCACTCTTGTAAGTAGAGTTGTTAGACAAGCTACTCCTGGTGGTATTGTACTGTTGCATGATGGTGGTGGTCCCCGTAAAAATACTGTTGCTGCTTTACCAGCAATGATAAGTAAGTTGAGAAAGAAAGGTTATCGTTTTGTGACGATTCCAGAATTACTAGAGCATCAAGAAAAGCAGAAAAAGACTGTTACAGCGCAAAATACTAAATAG
- a CDS encoding mannosyltransferase family protein — MTQSKNILNNVLNNGLVFATAMWLLSRIVIIVAMLLIAPLLPVAENAQAPIYGWDVFYAWDSIWYHRIVAVGYEFINDGKQYSVAFFPLLPLLTRVIMHSGLPFQVAATLINNVAFLGALIIFYSWVNESHGKNVARWSTAVLAWCPYSLYGTVIYTEGLFLLFSIAALRAFDKKQHLSAAVWGILSTATRITGVMLIPAFLYVAWKQGRSLKAYVAGLAVGSGAFLFSLYCLIKFGDALAFVHVQKGWRESTGFAREGWWNMLMQIAQSSPVLFGVIIVSGFLLWRFRQKLVDIKLRSLFYFLWLLLWLGIGEPLWLTQRNPFGKIPLVKMVIVFGGLSLLWRSRAKIPLVAVGYGFFSYALILNTGLTASVERYAYGIVSLSFALGLCLNRYRAWGYAITGFFAVLLASLAVQFAHNQWVA; from the coding sequence ATGACTCAATCTAAAAATATTTTAAATAATGTCCTAAATAATGGCTTAGTTTTTGCTACAGCAATGTGGCTTTTGAGCCGAATAGTAATAATTGTTGCAATGTTGTTAATTGCACCTCTACTTCCAGTGGCTGAAAATGCCCAAGCTCCTATTTATGGATGGGATGTTTTCTACGCATGGGATAGCATTTGGTATCATCGAATTGTAGCTGTTGGCTACGAATTTATTAATGATGGGAAACAATATTCTGTAGCTTTTTTTCCATTATTGCCTTTATTGACTCGTGTAATTATGCACTCTGGCTTGCCTTTTCAGGTAGCAGCCACCTTAATAAATAATGTCGCATTTTTAGGTGCATTAATTATCTTTTATTCTTGGGTAAATGAAAGCCACGGTAAAAATGTAGCGCGCTGGAGTACTGCTGTTTTAGCATGGTGTCCTTATTCTCTTTATGGAACCGTAATTTATACCGAAGGATTGTTTTTATTATTTAGCATCGCTGCTTTGCGAGCTTTCGACAAAAAACAGCATTTGTCAGCAGCGGTTTGGGGAATTTTATCTACAGCAACCAGAATTACTGGAGTTATGTTGATTCCAGCTTTTTTATATGTTGCTTGGAAACAAGGCAGAAGTTTGAAAGCCTATGTCGCTGGCTTAGCTGTCGGTAGCGGTGCTTTTCTTTTTAGCCTGTATTGTCTGATTAAATTTGGTGATGCTTTAGCATTTGTCCACGTGCAAAAAGGTTGGCGAGAATCCACCGGATTTGCTCGTGAAGGTTGGTGGAATATGTTGATGCAAATTGCCCAAAGTTCTCCAGTCTTATTTGGAGTAATTATTGTTAGCGGTTTTTTATTATGGCGCTTTCGTCAAAAGTTAGTTGACATTAAGCTGCGTAGTTTATTTTATTTTTTGTGGCTATTGTTATGGTTGGGTATAGGCGAACCTTTGTGGTTAACCCAAAGAAATCCATTTGGGAAAATTCCCTTAGTCAAGATGGTTATTGTCTTCGGCGGACTTTCTTTATTGTGGCGATCGCGAGCTAAAATTCCTTTGGTTGCTGTGGGTTATGGCTTCTTTTCATACGCTTTAATTCTAAATACCGGACTTACAGCTTCTGTGGAGCGCTATGCTTATGGAATTGTCTCCCTATCTTTTGCATTGGGGCTTTGTCTTAATCGCTATCGTGCTTGGGGCTATGCCATTACAGGATTTTTCGCGGTTTTGTTAGCAAGTTTAGCCGTGCAATTTGCTCACAATCAATGGGTGGCTTAA
- a CDS encoding EamA family transporter — MSWQEFCLLLLSVSASVTGQLFLKIGAGKLGRVDAANALKQILGIITTPELLIGLACYGIGAVVYILLLTRVNLSVAGPSASLVYVFSVLIGYFIFKESIPLMRLAGLSLIVCGVILVVWQK; from the coding sequence ATGTCTTGGCAAGAATTTTGTTTGCTGCTTTTGTCAGTTTCTGCAAGCGTAACGGGACAGTTATTTTTGAAAATAGGTGCGGGGAAATTAGGGAGAGTTGATGCAGCAAATGCCTTAAAGCAAATTTTGGGTATTATCACAACCCCGGAATTATTAATAGGTTTAGCTTGTTATGGTATCGGTGCTGTTGTTTATATTCTTTTGCTGACTAGAGTTAATTTAAGTGTTGCTGGACCATCTGCTTCTCTAGTTTACGTTTTTTCTGTATTAATAGGCTATTTTATTTTTAAAGAATCTATCCCTTTGATGCGTCTTGCTGGTTTAAGTTTGATTGTTTGTGGAGTTATATTAGTAGTTTGGCAAAAGTAA
- a CDS encoding glycosyltransferase family 2 protein yields the protein MTQPIVSIIIPIYNEQENISELYRRLEAVIKQLDGETELIFVDDGSRDNSLNLIREIYNRDYRVNYISLARNFGHQIAVTAGLNHVSGKVIVVMDADLQDPPELILPMVDKWRQGYQVVYAQRLSRKKESILKRFTAYAFYRILRSLADVNIPPDTGDFCLMDREVADILNAMPERNRYIRGLRAWVGFRQTAIPFERDPRFAGKVKYSFAKSWALAINGIISFSRVPLKLATYLGMLSAAAALLMILLVLYWRLFDPASPLIGYTLITIALFFLGSVQLFCIGILGEYIGRIYEEVKGRPIYTVKEMRGVINRERVSS from the coding sequence ATGACTCAACCAATAGTGTCGATAATTATCCCAATTTATAACGAACAGGAAAACATTTCCGAACTTTACCGTCGTTTGGAAGCCGTTATCAAACAGCTAGATGGTGAGACAGAATTAATCTTTGTTGATGATGGTAGCCGGGATAATTCTTTAAATTTAATACGTGAAATTTATAATCGTGATTATCGCGTTAATTACATCAGTTTAGCTCGTAACTTTGGTCATCAAATAGCTGTAACCGCTGGCTTAAATCATGTGAGCGGTAAAGTTATAGTCGTAATGGATGCCGATTTACAAGACCCGCCAGAACTAATTTTACCAATGGTAGATAAATGGCGACAAGGCTATCAAGTTGTTTACGCTCAACGTCTTTCTCGTAAGAAAGAAAGCATTCTAAAACGATTTACCGCCTATGCTTTTTATCGTATTTTAAGAAGTTTGGCTGATGTAAATATACCTCCCGACACGGGTGATTTCTGCCTCATGGATAGGGAGGTTGCTGATATTCTCAATGCTATGCCAGAACGCAATCGTTACATACGCGGTTTGCGCGCTTGGGTGGGTTTTCGGCAAACAGCGATACCATTTGAAAGAGACCCGCGTTTTGCTGGTAAAGTAAAGTATTCTTTTGCTAAGTCTTGGGCTTTAGCTATTAATGGAATTATTTCTTTTTCAAGAGTTCCTTTGAAACTTGCTACTTATTTAGGAATGCTTTCAGCAGCGGCTGCCTTATTAATGATATTGTTGGTTTTATATTGGCGTTTATTTGACCCCGCTTCTCCTTTAATTGGCTACACTTTAATTACAATTGCACTGTTTTTCTTAGGGTCGGTACAATTATTTTGTATTGGTATTTTAGGCGAATATATTGGTCGTATTTACGAAGAAGTAAAAGGTCGTCCTATTTATACCGTAAAGGAAATGCGGGGGGTTATAAATAGGGAAAGAGTTAGCAGTTAA
- a CDS encoding bifunctional 2-polyprenyl-6-hydroxyphenol methylase/3-demethylubiquinol 3-O-methyltransferase UbiG: protein MEKDFYLQYASVEDKHWWFVARRQIIQQVICGLSLPKNAQILEAGCGTGGNLQMLSSYGVVSAMELDEVACQLANQRQITQVKRGHLPDKIPFNSSYDLILILDVIEHLDDDLSALEALYYKLKPGGYLLVTVPAYQFLWSEHDEINHHKRRYRLKNLINLVKKAKYQVSYSSYFNTFLFPLIAIVRSLAKLLPKQNKHQTSSDLVVPSKSVNKFLKWLFASERYLIDKLSLPFGVSILLLARKPS from the coding sequence ATGGAAAAAGATTTTTACCTACAGTATGCATCTGTAGAAGATAAACATTGGTGGTTTGTAGCACGCCGTCAGATTATACAGCAAGTAATTTGTGGATTGAGTTTACCGAAAAATGCTCAAATTTTAGAAGCGGGTTGCGGTACCGGCGGTAACTTACAAATGCTATCTAGTTACGGTGTCGTTTCGGCAATGGAATTAGATGAAGTTGCTTGTCAGCTAGCAAATCAACGGCAAATAACTCAGGTGAAACGAGGTCATTTACCAGATAAAATTCCTTTCAATTCGTCTTATGACTTAATTTTGATACTAGATGTCATAGAACATCTTGATGATGATTTATCGGCGCTCGAAGCTTTGTACTATAAACTCAAACCTGGAGGTTATTTGTTAGTTACGGTACCAGCCTACCAGTTTCTATGGAGCGAGCATGATGAAATTAACCATCACAAACGCCGATATAGATTAAAAAATTTAATAAATTTAGTAAAAAAAGCAAAATATCAGGTAAGTTACAGTAGTTACTTTAATACTTTTCTATTTCCCCTAATTGCAATAGTACGGAGTTTAGCAAAGCTGTTACCAAAACAAAACAAACATCAGACTAGCAGCGATTTAGTTGTACCATCAAAATCAGTAAACAAATTTTTAAAGTGGTTATTTGCCAGCGAACGCTATTTAATTGATAAATTGTCTCTACCTTTTGGCGTATCTATTTTGTTATTAGCAAGAAAACCAAGCTAA
- a CDS encoding glycosyltransferase family 39 protein, with the protein MIVHDLLNYSFASIFCFFAFIYQMFKTKNFFLTLFSIILFATFIVAIRFEPITKSFELDYDEGLNLIKALLYSRGFAFYSQIWNDQPPLFTVILSSWLNLFGQSVFAARLLTLLFSSLLIWCFYQLIRQELGNIPALLATVLLFTSWLYIRLSISVMIGLPSLSLAMLSIYLISLYKQNHLKGYLIFSGIAFALSLQTKAFTVFLTPLIMMYLWNFEINLSQNNKHQNIQNLFYSLLQWMGILCFTYITIALIFGQFFHQEQLVQTHLNQPIKTEIQNYNNLYYLNYMTAQDRDYIFLAVVGILTIIYNKNKNGLLPITWLATSLLILLFHKPIWYHHYHLISIPICWLAAYAIASLLDFLSQNWHGNLRSFFKSINFFKLIIISLISIIFVSLIFATPPITKGGPPKDLQLLELVIKYKGSTNWVFTDRPIYAFYANLPVPPEMAVVSSKRINSGKLTHQEMLAILKKYRPEQILLARMDFHILNDPDIRNYVNKYYTKTYSNKKELKEHEHYILSSLISQNKVNLSQGK; encoded by the coding sequence ATGATCGTTCATGATTTATTGAATTATTCGTTTGCCTCTATTTTTTGCTTTTTTGCTTTTATTTACCAAATGTTCAAAACTAAAAACTTTTTTTTAACCCTCTTCAGCATCATTCTTTTTGCTACATTTATTGTTGCGATTAGATTTGAACCAATTACTAAAAGCTTTGAATTAGACTACGATGAAGGACTCAATTTAATCAAAGCATTGCTTTATTCGCGGGGGTTTGCTTTTTATAGCCAAATATGGAACGACCAACCACCTCTTTTCACTGTGATTTTGTCATCTTGGTTGAATTTATTCGGACAGTCTGTATTCGCAGCACGCCTGTTAACCCTACTTTTTTCATCATTATTGATATGGTGCTTTTATCAATTAATACGTCAAGAATTAGGTAACATACCTGCTTTATTAGCTACAGTTTTACTATTCACGTCTTGGCTTTATATCCGTCTTAGTATTTCCGTAATGATAGGTCTTCCATCATTATCTCTGGCAATGCTTTCTATTTATCTGATATCACTATATAAACAAAATCATCTTAAAGGGTATCTAATTTTTTCCGGTATTGCTTTTGCATTATCGTTACAAACGAAAGCGTTTACCGTATTTTTGACCCCCTTAATAATGATGTATCTATGGAATTTTGAAATTAATTTATCTCAAAATAATAAACATCAAAATATACAAAATTTATTTTATTCTCTATTGCAGTGGATGGGTATTCTCTGCTTTACTTATATCACAATTGCATTAATATTTGGACAGTTTTTCCATCAAGAGCAATTAGTTCAAACTCACTTAAATCAACCTATTAAGACGGAGATACAAAATTACAATAATTTATATTATTTAAATTATATGACTGCTCAAGACCGTGACTATATATTTTTAGCAGTTGTCGGCATATTAACAATTATATATAACAAAAACAAAAATGGATTATTGCCCATTACCTGGCTTGCTACTTCTCTCTTAATTTTATTGTTTCATAAACCAATTTGGTACCATCACTATCATTTAATTTCTATTCCTATATGTTGGCTAGCCGCTTATGCCATTGCATCATTGCTTGATTTCTTATCTCAAAATTGGCACGGTAATCTTAGATCATTTTTTAAATCAATCAATTTCTTCAAACTGATAATTATTAGTTTAATTAGTATCATTTTCGTATCTTTAATATTTGCAACACCTCCGATTACAAAAGGAGGTCCACCAAAGGATTTGCAACTTTTAGAATTAGTAATAAAATACAAAGGTTCTACAAACTGGGTATTTACAGACCGTCCTATTTATGCATTTTATGCTAATTTACCCGTTCCCCCAGAAATGGCGGTTGTATCATCAAAAAGAATTAATTCTGGAAAATTGACTCATCAAGAAATGCTGGCAATTCTAAAGAAATATCGTCCCGAACAAATCCTACTTGCGAGAATGGATTTTCACATACTAAACGACCCAGATATTAGGAATTATGTCAATAAATATTATACAAAAACATACAGTAACAAAAAAGAGTTAAAAGAACACGAACACTATATATTATCTAGTTTAATTAGTCAGAATAAGGTAAATTTGAGCCAAGGTAAATAA